One Acidiferrobacter thiooxydans DNA window includes the following coding sequences:
- a CDS encoding PleD family two-component system response regulator, with protein MAVRNVAARIPVSIKVMIIDDSNTIRRTAEALLKKAGYDVYTAGDGFEAMSVITDRRPDIIFVDIMMPRLDGYQTCLLIKNNKDFKHIPVIMLSSKDGLFDKARGRIAGSEEHVNKPFTQEELVEVIARHVH; from the coding sequence ATGGCCGTCCGAAACGTAGCGGCGAGGATTCCCGTGAGTATCAAGGTTATGATAATCGATGACAGCAATACGATACGACGAACGGCGGAGGCCCTTTTAAAGAAGGCGGGCTACGACGTCTACACGGCGGGGGACGGGTTCGAGGCCATGTCGGTCATTACCGACCGTCGGCCGGACATCATCTTCGTGGACATCATGATGCCCCGGCTAGACGGCTATCAGACCTGTCTTTTGATAAAAAACAATAAAGACTTCAAGCATATACCGGTCATCATGCTTTCCAGTAAGGACGGCTTGTTCGACAAGGCGCGCGGACGTATCGCCGGATCCGAGGAGCATGTGAACAAACCCTTCACCCAGGAAGAGCTGGTGGAGGTCATTGCCCGGCATGTGCACTAA
- a CDS encoding chemotaxis protein CheW: protein MSDIAQDSAFALLLRMQAEARAQAPGLPEQTQAAPLWSGLGFRLAGLSLLVSLDQIAEVLVRPEVTRVPGTKRWVKGVANVRGSLLTIIDLAEYFGKAPVPMDDKARLLVMHVGDFSTALVVNEVLGLKHFDAERDRRDIAGLDNAVLMHVQTAYAQDDTLWGVFDLRSLTESLTFKHVAA, encoded by the coding sequence GTGAGCGATATCGCCCAGGATAGCGCGTTCGCGCTCCTCCTGCGGATGCAGGCCGAGGCGCGGGCGCAGGCCCCGGGTCTGCCGGAACAGACACAGGCCGCACCCTTGTGGAGCGGCCTCGGATTCCGGCTGGCGGGCCTATCGCTGCTCGTGTCGCTCGACCAGATCGCCGAGGTGCTGGTGCGGCCGGAGGTCACGCGTGTCCCGGGTACGAAGCGGTGGGTGAAGGGCGTTGCCAACGTGCGCGGCTCGCTCCTGACCATCATCGATCTGGCGGAATACTTCGGCAAGGCGCCGGTACCCATGGACGACAAGGCGCGCCTGCTCGTAATGCATGTGGGCGATTTTAGTACGGCACTCGTGGTCAACGAGGTCTTGGGATTAAAGCATTTCGATGCCGAGCGGGATCGGCGCGACATCGCGGGGCTCGATAACGCCGTTCTTATGCATGTGCAGACCGCATATGCCCAGGACGATACGTTATGGGGCGTCTTTGATCTGCGTTCGCTTACGGAAAGCCTCACTTTCAAGCACGTGGCGGCCTAA
- a CDS encoding inositol monophosphatase family protein: protein MSVDQGLDLRTYAALEVLEGLVQEVAHREIMPLFGVSRSRLKEDGSLVTAADTAVQAWLAEELRIRWPQFALVGEEMPEAEQRAALQSAHGAWCLDPLDGTTNFVNRLPFFAVSLALLQDGAPTLGMVYDPVRKECFKALRGQGAWLNGERLHALDWSPALRRCVALVDFKRLKPRLAGRLGIDPPYGSQRNWGSCALEWCWLAAGRAHLSVHGGQKLWDYAAGSLILQEAGGIATTLEGRPLPYDGLAPSSTLVARSLDLYEAWRTWINHNAGRR from the coding sequence TTGAGCGTCGACCAGGGCCTCGATCTTCGCACCTATGCCGCGCTCGAGGTCCTGGAGGGTCTCGTTCAAGAGGTCGCGCATCGGGAGATCATGCCGCTTTTTGGCGTGAGCCGGTCGCGGCTGAAGGAAGATGGCAGCCTCGTGACCGCTGCCGATACCGCGGTCCAGGCCTGGCTTGCCGAGGAGCTGCGCATCCGCTGGCCGCAGTTTGCCCTGGTGGGCGAGGAGATGCCGGAGGCCGAACAACGCGCGGCGCTGCAGTCGGCGCATGGTGCATGGTGTCTCGACCCGCTCGACGGGACCACGAATTTCGTGAACCGCCTGCCATTTTTTGCGGTATCGCTCGCCCTGTTGCAAGACGGCGCGCCGACTCTAGGTATGGTTTATGACCCGGTGCGCAAGGAGTGTTTCAAGGCATTGCGTGGCCAAGGCGCCTGGTTGAACGGCGAACGCCTGCACGCGTTGGACTGGTCGCCGGCCTTACGGCGATGTGTGGCGCTGGTGGACTTCAAGCGACTGAAGCCCCGCCTCGCGGGGCGGCTGGGCATCGACCCGCCGTACGGGTCGCAACGTAACTGGGGTTCGTGCGCCCTCGAGTGGTGCTGGCTCGCGGCCGGGCGCGCCCATCTGTCCGTGCATGGGGGCCAGAAATTATGGGATTACGCGGCCGGCAGCCTGATCCTGCAGGAGGCAGGCGGGATCGCCACGACGCTCGAGGGGCGCCCGTTGCCTTACGATGGCCTCGCGCCGTCGTCGACGCTTGTGGCCCGTTCCCTGGATCTGTATGAGGCGTGGCGGACATGGATCAACCATAATGCCGGAAGGCGTTAG
- a CDS encoding methyl-accepting chemotaxis protein — MVARLSKKKGVVLDQPTEELASLGSGQGERFVEVQPAPKKRAKAERGKKGSRVGRSMTGISVLLLLMVMSLVGVAILFGSEAQQANRDSKYIEQSDQLLMLSQRIAKDAAATMLGEESAFSDLKRARLDYQNIIDSLKDGNVSLGIPPSPMIVRPALMALNTTWLGVRHHVDQIIKEEEPSLMMHDYVATVNQTAPMLLALWDEIVTRGMRAHMPPHLIYLAARQGMLSQRITMEVNLFAEGGSAAAVAAAEFGEDTKLFKQTQTQLGPELPAVTHAKFERAVRTFSAMDDSVQGILADAAPLFVAQRAGAKIFHSSNKLLAQSRALVAGYMALSHKRRFEKYAGYALAGLSLVFLLLLGRKLVGDERMRARQSANQNRETQDAILKLLDEMGDLADGDLTIQPQVTEQITGAIADSINYAVKEMRNVVYRINTTAQEVASASNRSRRTAAELNDAATRQAAQILATTERIRTMAKSMDDMSQSAGRSAEVAQGSVLTAKRGAEAVQNTIKGMDEMREQIQETAKRIKRLGESSQQIGEIVELINDIAEQTNILSLNAAIQAAMAGDAGRGFAVVADEVQRLAERSGAATKQIADLVKTIQADTNEAVSSMEKATNGVVEGTRLADAAGQALGQIESVSEQLSGLIVRIAKDARAQSEAATTVSTSMTEIQEATATTSAGTQQTAESIAKLSDLVGELQASVAGFKLPA, encoded by the coding sequence ATGGTGGCGAGACTATCCAAAAAGAAGGGGGTCGTTTTGGATCAGCCGACCGAAGAGCTGGCGTCCTTGGGCAGCGGGCAAGGCGAACGGTTCGTCGAGGTGCAGCCGGCACCCAAAAAACGCGCCAAGGCCGAGCGCGGCAAGAAGGGATCACGCGTCGGCCGCAGCATGACCGGCATCTCAGTGCTGCTTCTGTTGATGGTCATGTCGCTCGTCGGGGTCGCGATTTTGTTCGGTTCGGAGGCCCAGCAGGCCAATCGCGACTCGAAGTATATCGAGCAGTCCGACCAGTTGCTCATGTTGTCGCAGCGTATCGCGAAGGATGCGGCGGCGACGATGCTCGGCGAGGAAAGCGCGTTTAGTGACCTCAAGCGCGCGCGTCTCGACTACCAGAACATCATCGACAGTCTGAAGGACGGTAACGTAAGCCTCGGCATACCGCCCAGCCCGATGATAGTTCGGCCGGCGCTCATGGCGCTCAATACCACCTGGCTCGGCGTGCGCCATCATGTCGATCAGATCATAAAAGAGGAAGAGCCGTCGCTCATGATGCACGACTATGTGGCGACGGTGAACCAGACCGCGCCCATGTTGCTCGCCTTGTGGGATGAGATCGTGACGCGCGGCATGCGGGCCCATATGCCGCCTCATCTGATCTATCTTGCGGCGCGTCAAGGCATGCTGAGCCAGCGTATCACGATGGAGGTGAATCTGTTCGCCGAAGGCGGCAGCGCGGCGGCCGTGGCGGCCGCGGAATTCGGTGAGGATACGAAGCTCTTCAAGCAGACCCAGACGCAATTGGGACCGGAGCTTCCGGCGGTCACGCACGCCAAGTTCGAGCGCGCCGTGCGTACCTTCTCGGCCATGGACGACAGCGTGCAAGGCATTCTGGCCGATGCCGCTCCGTTGTTCGTCGCGCAGCGCGCGGGTGCCAAGATCTTCCATAGCAGCAACAAGCTGCTCGCGCAAAGCCGCGCCCTCGTTGCGGGCTATATGGCGCTTTCGCATAAGCGCCGGTTCGAGAAGTACGCCGGTTACGCCCTGGCGGGGTTATCGCTCGTGTTCCTTTTGTTGCTCGGGCGCAAACTTGTCGGCGACGAGCGGATGCGGGCGCGCCAGAGCGCCAACCAGAACCGCGAGACGCAAGACGCGATCCTGAAGCTGCTCGATGAGATGGGCGACCTCGCCGACGGTGACCTGACCATCCAGCCGCAGGTGACGGAGCAGATCACGGGCGCCATCGCCGACTCCATCAACTACGCCGTAAAGGAGATGCGTAACGTCGTGTACCGCATCAATACCACGGCGCAAGAGGTGGCGAGCGCCTCGAACCGCAGCCGCCGGACTGCGGCGGAGCTGAATGACGCCGCCACGCGCCAGGCCGCGCAGATCCTGGCGACCACCGAGCGCATCCGTACGATGGCAAAGTCCATGGACGATATGTCGCAGAGCGCGGGACGATCCGCAGAGGTGGCGCAGGGTTCGGTGTTGACCGCCAAACGCGGCGCCGAGGCCGTGCAGAACACGATCAAGGGCATGGATGAGATGCGCGAGCAGATCCAGGAAACTGCCAAGCGCATCAAGCGTCTCGGCGAGAGCTCGCAGCAGATCGGGGAAATCGTGGAGCTCATCAACGACATTGCCGAACAGACCAATATCCTGTCGCTGAACGCCGCCATTCAGGCGGCCATGGCCGGAGACGCGGGGCGCGGCTTCGCGGTGGTCGCAGATGAAGTGCAAAGGCTTGCGGAGCGCTCGGGGGCGGCAACCAAGCAGATCGCGGATCTCGTGAAGACCATTCAGGCCGATACCAACGAGGCTGTAAGTTCCATGGAGAAGGCCACGAACGGCGTGGTCGAGGGTACGCGCCTTGCGGATGCCGCGGGCCAGGCGCTCGGCCAGATCGAATCGGTGTCAGAGCAACTGTCGGGACTTATCGTGCGTATCGCCAAGGACGCGCGCGCGCAGTCCGAGGCGGCGACAACCGTCTCGACCAGCATGACCGAGATCCAGGAGGCGACGGCGACCACATCGGCAGGGACTCAACAGACCGCCGAATCGATTGCCAAACTCTCCGATCTCGTGGGCGAACTGCAGGCATCGGTTGCGGGCTTCAAGCTGCCGGCTTGA
- a CDS encoding thioredoxin family protein yields MVSTETPVCDFGRPAPDFVLPATDGRILSLADVRGERGLLVMFICNHCPYVKAIRDRLIRDAAALRAEGIGSCAIMSNDPTDYPEDSFANMQRIAEEYHFPFPYLYDETQEVARRFGAVCTPDFFGYGADLTLQYRGRLDASRKEAVAGARRELFEAMVQVARTGHGPREQIPSIGCSIKWKEA; encoded by the coding sequence ATGGTCAGTACAGAAACCCCGGTGTGCGACTTCGGGCGGCCCGCCCCCGATTTCGTCCTCCCGGCCACCGACGGCCGCATCCTCAGTCTCGCCGATGTACGCGGTGAACGCGGTCTGCTCGTGATGTTTATCTGCAATCATTGTCCTTATGTGAAGGCGATCCGGGATCGTCTCATCCGTGACGCCGCGGCCTTGCGCGCGGAAGGTATCGGAAGCTGCGCCATCATGTCCAACGATCCGACGGATTATCCGGAGGATTCGTTTGCCAACATGCAGCGTATCGCGGAGGAGTACCACTTCCCGTTCCCCTACCTGTACGACGAGACGCAGGAGGTGGCGCGCCGCTTCGGGGCGGTGTGCACGCCGGATTTCTTCGGTTATGGGGCCGACCTTACGCTTCAATACCGGGGTCGGCTCGATGCGAGTCGCAAGGAGGCGGTAGCCGGCGCGCGTCGCGAGCTCTTCGAGGCCATGGTCCAGGTGGCACGTACCGGTCACGGGCCGCGTGAGCAGATCCCGAGCATCGGCTGCTCCATTAAATGGAAGGAGGCATGA
- a CDS encoding Hpt domain-containing protein, producing MVTESSIDLGTLGWVKDEIDETLKQARLALEAFVEHRSDEAKLRLCASYLHQVSGTLKMVEVDALADLVGEAEASVQALLATTEPPREEVLEPLVRALLLFPDILDRVQTRGLGDGLALLGLANELRAGRGAEPLPPQAFFRVDLTPRPPGAAAADDAGFVEAFRQQRSLFQAALLKWLKGVADEESRRSLPDLVRGWRAYVAFAPLAQCLWVAEAFLRLLIDAPDPRVEDKKLISRLDQLLKRFADGQDRGGSRSACERLTRDMLFVLREGVSSDPVITAVREAFGLAGPAPDESTEVSMAALRSIASALSQEIAQAQSLLSRCFDPHETTDDANGQLVLLLDKMAKTFATLEVAPLGGLAAAIAEACRALADGRLQKSGAVAMALAQGLLQIESAAREIPYGASGWRLGIDEQTRVLVNLASLPDTSGMEVSEGPLSAQDRRQLVGAVSTEIRANLARIEEAFLAFVASPRDREGLAEVPTLAAQVEAAFQVLEEEPASDLARALHGALNRLAQGHLAPGGAFAEALAAAVAGLEAHVNGLERGRPLRPAELTDLARPLNEIVREEPAREAVPPQAPAVAGPQLAIDPEILPVFLEDAHQAVAQLDEALSAWRADLSDENAVTVARRAFHTLKGSGRMVEAGEIAELSYDAETLLNKIRAREQAVSPAALTWVARAHEVVRDWVAAVEQGQGLPEMAVVRDALQALAAGREPSPATPVPDTAAGPITLLAEGDGVVVLSGEGAACGDEILVPGDEGLDGVAHTASPPHASPLFADPLLRDIFVAETRDHLRVLAAVLADGPQHPVSADLLRAVHTMQGSARSVALLAMADSCAGLERCLQAREIDQKPLGTEAADLLGCLAVAIEGVLAALGDNGDPDAPLAALAERLDALTREGLPHPGLTWWQKNLALQEGVREAVPGESDGQGVPEGAVVSALPGERSGSPIEALQSADPVVFPGADAPYEAIDPELRAIFRDEARDLLDSLEAALGQWREYRDRDDLLDALKRVLHTLKGGARMCGAARMGDVAHATEDLLRRVEDGEQPRDERLFALLDAAAEHLGGLYNAFVSGRDVLGENITRALMASLSADNPPDGGFVAPPPVPVPAAAPAATIVASPALNDPAEDLFKAEAASQVRVHTALLDRLVAYAGEVSIARARMEQQIFSLKGHLAELNGNVKRFRDQVRELEIQAESQIVSRARIDEGNVAPDFDPLEFDRYSRLQHLSRGLTENLHDLITVHGTLDAVASQAEAVLQQQARVNTELQEGLMRTRMVRFATQAHRLRQIVRQTARELNKRAELVLAAADVELDRHLLERMIGPFEHMIRNAIDHGLEPAAERERLGKRPVGTITIQAVQESGEIVIRVSDDGAGLNVERIRAKAIERKLVPTAALVSDEQVMQFILLPGFSTAARITHLSGRGVGMDVVHSEVKKLGGAISVDTQAGRGTTFVIRLPLTLSITQALMVGCGDQMFAIPLAAIVNIVEAPAGAIMEALAGDHPNLRYGGRDYPFMDLGARLGIPRGGVWPRKLPVLLLRLDTREVAVGVDSLFGTREIVVKSLGPQLGEIRGLFGATIMGDGRVLLILDIPALWNEAEGLRVNTIAAEAPAVERPYVLVVDDSLTVRKVTTRFLQKQGYDAATAKDGIEALEQLRDRIPDVMLVDIEMPRMDGYELTARVRADTRLRHVPIVMITSRSGRKHREHAMALGVDVYLGKPYQEEDLRQEIEGLLRRGHS from the coding sequence ATGGTCACCGAAAGCAGTATCGATCTCGGGACGCTGGGATGGGTCAAAGACGAGATAGATGAGACCCTAAAGCAGGCGCGGCTTGCGCTCGAGGCCTTCGTGGAGCACCGCTCCGACGAGGCCAAGCTCAGGCTGTGCGCGAGCTACCTCCATCAGGTGAGCGGCACCCTGAAGATGGTCGAGGTCGATGCCCTGGCAGACCTCGTGGGCGAGGCCGAGGCCTCGGTGCAGGCCCTGCTCGCCACGACCGAGCCACCTCGCGAGGAGGTCCTGGAGCCGCTGGTACGTGCGCTGTTGCTGTTCCCGGATATCCTCGACCGGGTTCAAACCCGCGGTCTGGGCGACGGTCTTGCCCTGCTTGGGCTCGCCAACGAGTTGCGTGCTGGCCGGGGCGCCGAGCCGTTGCCCCCCCAGGCCTTCTTCCGGGTGGATCTTACGCCGCGGCCGCCAGGGGCGGCGGCCGCCGATGACGCGGGCTTCGTCGAGGCCTTTCGTCAACAGCGATCGCTGTTTCAAGCGGCGCTGTTGAAGTGGCTGAAGGGTGTCGCCGATGAGGAAAGCCGGCGCAGCCTGCCGGACCTCGTGCGCGGCTGGCGCGCATACGTCGCGTTCGCGCCCCTCGCCCAGTGTCTGTGGGTGGCCGAGGCATTTCTGCGGCTTTTGATCGATGCACCCGATCCGCGCGTCGAGGACAAGAAACTGATCTCGCGCCTCGACCAACTTCTCAAGCGTTTTGCCGACGGCCAGGATCGGGGCGGCAGCCGTAGCGCCTGCGAGCGATTGACGCGCGACATGCTATTTGTGCTGCGCGAGGGTGTATCGTCCGATCCCGTAATCACGGCCGTCCGTGAGGCCTTCGGTCTCGCGGGGCCGGCCCCTGATGAGTCCACCGAGGTCTCCATGGCCGCGCTGCGGTCGATTGCGAGCGCGCTGAGTCAGGAGATCGCGCAGGCGCAGTCGTTGCTGTCGCGCTGCTTCGATCCGCACGAAACGACAGACGATGCCAATGGCCAGCTGGTGCTGCTGCTCGACAAGATGGCCAAGACCTTCGCGACCCTCGAGGTCGCACCGCTGGGTGGACTGGCCGCGGCGATCGCTGAGGCCTGCCGGGCGCTGGCCGACGGGCGTCTCCAAAAGTCCGGGGCCGTGGCCATGGCCCTGGCCCAGGGGCTTTTGCAGATCGAGAGCGCGGCGCGCGAGATCCCTTATGGGGCCTCCGGTTGGCGGCTGGGGATCGACGAACAGACGCGGGTGTTGGTGAATCTCGCATCGCTGCCGGACACGAGCGGCATGGAGGTCTCCGAGGGGCCCCTGTCGGCGCAGGACAGGCGCCAGCTGGTGGGGGCGGTGTCCACCGAGATCCGTGCCAATCTCGCGCGTATCGAGGAGGCCTTCCTGGCATTTGTCGCCTCTCCGCGGGATCGCGAGGGATTGGCGGAGGTGCCGACCCTGGCGGCGCAGGTCGAGGCGGCCTTCCAGGTGCTCGAGGAGGAGCCCGCCTCTGATCTGGCGCGTGCCCTCCATGGGGCCCTGAACCGTCTGGCGCAGGGCCATTTGGCCCCCGGCGGGGCGTTTGCCGAGGCCCTGGCCGCCGCGGTCGCCGGTCTCGAGGCGCATGTCAACGGACTGGAGCGCGGCCGTCCCTTGCGTCCCGCGGAGCTTACCGACCTGGCGCGACCCTTGAACGAGATCGTGCGCGAAGAGCCCGCCCGTGAGGCCGTGCCGCCTCAGGCGCCGGCGGTGGCGGGCCCACAGCTCGCCATAGATCCTGAGATCCTGCCGGTATTTCTCGAGGACGCGCATCAGGCAGTAGCGCAGCTCGATGAGGCGTTGTCGGCGTGGCGTGCCGACTTGTCCGATGAAAACGCCGTGACCGTCGCGCGCCGCGCGTTTCATACCCTGAAGGGTAGCGGACGCATGGTGGAGGCCGGTGAGATTGCCGAGCTCTCCTATGATGCCGAGACGCTCTTGAACAAGATCCGCGCCCGCGAACAGGCCGTCAGCCCTGCCGCGCTCACCTGGGTGGCGCGCGCCCATGAGGTGGTACGGGATTGGGTGGCGGCCGTGGAGCAGGGCCAAGGACTCCCGGAGATGGCGGTCGTTCGCGATGCCCTCCAGGCCTTGGCGGCGGGGCGCGAGCCATCCCCGGCAACGCCCGTGCCGGACACGGCCGCGGGCCCCATCACTCTGCTGGCCGAGGGCGATGGCGTCGTGGTGCTGTCCGGCGAGGGCGCGGCCTGCGGCGACGAGATCCTGGTCCCGGGCGACGAGGGATTGGATGGCGTCGCACACACCGCCTCGCCGCCCCACGCGTCACCGCTTTTTGCCGATCCCTTGCTGCGCGATATCTTCGTCGCCGAGACGCGCGACCACCTGCGCGTGTTGGCGGCCGTGCTCGCCGATGGCCCTCAACATCCGGTGTCAGCCGATCTATTGCGCGCCGTGCATACGATGCAGGGAAGCGCCCGTTCCGTGGCGCTCCTGGCTATGGCCGACTCATGCGCCGGTCTGGAGCGTTGCCTTCAGGCCCGCGAGATCGATCAAAAACCGCTCGGGACCGAGGCTGCCGACCTCTTGGGGTGCCTAGCGGTCGCCATCGAGGGCGTGCTCGCCGCCCTGGGCGACAACGGCGATCCGGACGCGCCGCTTGCGGCCCTTGCGGAACGTCTGGACGCGCTCACGCGGGAGGGGCTGCCGCACCCCGGGCTCACCTGGTGGCAAAAGAATCTGGCGTTGCAGGAGGGGGTGCGCGAGGCTGTACCCGGGGAGTCCGATGGACAGGGCGTACCCGAGGGCGCGGTGGTAAGCGCCCTACCCGGGGAACGCTCGGGGAGTCCGATCGAGGCCCTTCAGTCCGCCGACCCGGTGGTATTTCCCGGAGCGGATGCGCCGTACGAGGCGATCGACCCCGAGCTGCGCGCCATTTTTCGCGACGAGGCGCGCGATCTTCTGGACAGCCTGGAGGCGGCCCTTGGCCAGTGGCGGGAATACCGGGACCGCGACGACCTGCTCGATGCGCTAAAGCGGGTCCTGCACACCTTGAAGGGCGGCGCACGCATGTGCGGGGCCGCGCGCATGGGCGATGTGGCGCATGCAACAGAAGACCTCCTGCGCCGAGTCGAGGACGGCGAACAGCCACGCGACGAGCGGCTGTTTGCCTTGTTGGATGCCGCTGCCGAACATCTGGGTGGGCTCTATAACGCCTTCGTGTCGGGCCGCGATGTCCTGGGCGAGAACATCACGCGGGCCTTGATGGCGAGCTTGTCGGCGGACAATCCGCCCGATGGGGGGTTTGTCGCGCCGCCTCCGGTTCCCGTACCGGCAGCGGCGCCAGCCGCCACCATCGTGGCGTCGCCGGCGCTAAACGACCCCGCCGAGGATCTCTTCAAGGCCGAGGCGGCCAGTCAGGTGCGCGTGCATACGGCGCTTCTCGACCGGTTGGTAGCCTATGCCGGAGAGGTCAGTATCGCGCGGGCCCGCATGGAGCAGCAGATCTTCAGCTTGAAAGGGCATCTGGCGGAGCTAAACGGCAACGTCAAGCGTTTCCGGGACCAGGTCCGTGAACTCGAGATCCAGGCCGAGTCCCAGATCGTGTCGCGCGCGCGCATCGACGAGGGCAATGTCGCCCCGGATTTCGATCCCCTGGAGTTCGATCGCTACTCGCGACTCCAGCATCTGTCGCGAGGTCTGACCGAGAACCTGCACGATTTGATCACCGTGCACGGCACGCTCGATGCCGTGGCAAGTCAGGCGGAGGCCGTCCTTCAGCAGCAGGCGCGTGTGAATACCGAGCTTCAAGAGGGGCTCATGCGTACGCGCATGGTGCGATTCGCCACCCAGGCCCACAGGTTACGGCAGATCGTCCGGCAGACGGCGCGCGAGCTCAATAAACGCGCCGAGCTTGTCCTGGCCGCTGCCGATGTCGAGCTCGACCGCCACCTGTTGGAACGTATGATCGGCCCGTTCGAACACATGATCCGCAATGCCATCGACCACGGGTTGGAGCCCGCCGCGGAACGGGAGCGTCTCGGAAAGCGCCCAGTGGGCACTATTACCATACAGGCCGTACAGGAGAGCGGGGAGATCGTGATCCGGGTGTCGGATGATGGCGCCGGGCTCAATGTCGAGCGCATACGCGCCAAGGCCATCGAGCGCAAGCTCGTGCCGACGGCGGCACTGGTCAGCGATGAGCAGGTCATGCAGTTCATCCTGCTGCCCGGTTTCTCGACCGCCGCTAGGATCACCCATCTGTCGGGTCGTGGCGTCGGCATGGATGTCGTGCATAGCGAGGTCAAGAAGTTGGGAGGCGCGATCAGCGTCGACACCCAGGCTGGCCGGGGAACGACCTTCGTCATCCGGTTGCCGCTCACGCTGTCGATCACCCAGGCGCTGATGGTGGGGTGCGGCGATCAGATGTTTGCGATCCCGCTTGCTGCGATCGTCAATATCGTGGAGGCGCCGGCCGGGGCGATCATGGAGGCGCTGGCCGGCGACCACCCGAATCTGCGCTACGGGGGCCGCGACTACCCGTTCATGGATCTCGGGGCGCGCCTCGGTATCCCTCGCGGAGGTGTCTGGCCGCGCAAGTTGCCGGTGCTGCTGCTGCGGCTTGATACGCGGGAGGTCGCAGTCGGGGTGGATAGCCTGTTTGGGACGCGCGAGATTGTGGTCAAGTCCCTCGGCCCGCAACTAGGCGAGATCCGCGGGCTTTTCGGGGCGACCATCATGGGAGATGGGCGCGTACTGCTGATTCTCGACATCCCGGCACTATGGAACGAAGCCGAGGGCCTGCGTGTCAACACGATCGCCGCCGAGGCACCGGCCGTGGAACGACCGTATGTCCTGGTCGTCGATGATTCCCTGACCGTGCGCAAGGTCACGACCCGCTTCCTGCAAAAGCAGGGTTATGATGCCGCGACCGCGAAGGATGGCATCGAGGCCCTGGAACAGCTGCGCGATCGTATCCCGGATGTCATGCTCGTGGATATCGAGATGCCGCGTATGGACGGCTACGAGCTCACAGCGCGGGTGCGCGCCGACACGCGTCTGCGCCATGTCCCGATCGTCATGATCACGTCGCGCTCGGGTCGCAAGCACCGTGAACATGCCATGGCGCTCGGCGTCGACGTCTATCTTGGGAAGCCGTACCAGGAGGAGGATCTGCGCCAGGAGATCGAGGGATTGTTGCGACGGGGCCATTCATGA
- a CDS encoding PleD family two-component system response regulator: protein MAIKSILVVDDSPTELHLLQEMLGRNGFTISTARSGEESLEKLKTMRPDLILMDVVMPGMSGFEATRTISKSPATAGIPIIICTTKGQETDKAWGLRQGAKDYIVKPVVESVLLDKIRAL, encoded by the coding sequence ATGGCGATTAAGAGTATTTTGGTGGTGGACGATTCGCCAACCGAACTGCACCTCCTGCAGGAGATGCTTGGGCGTAACGGGTTTACGATCTCGACGGCGAGAAGCGGCGAGGAAAGCCTGGAGAAGCTAAAGACCATGCGTCCGGACTTGATCCTCATGGACGTGGTGATGCCCGGCATGAGCGGGTTCGAGGCCACGCGGACGATATCGAAGAGCCCGGCCACCGCCGGCATCCCGATCATTATTTGCACGACCAAGGGGCAGGAGACCGACAAGGCCTGGGGCCTGCGCCAGGGCGCAAAGGATTACATCGTGAAGCCGGTAGTGGAAAGCGTGCTGCTCGACAAGATCCGGGCGCTGTGA
- a CDS encoding chemotaxis protein CheW, producing the protein MALASDRVHALLLPVCDRYLLVPSALVAEVGVVERLTPLPLSPSWVLGVMSWRSRPIAVCDLGRFWGPPATIGPKSRVAVFYPLPGRAPTEFFAILTNAEPQSRTIEAPSVLLTDEDAVHPYLAVSLDIDGKRAGIPDLAGLKELFYDPVAAEAPLSVAPVIA; encoded by the coding sequence ATGGCCTTGGCCAGTGATCGTGTCCATGCCCTGTTGTTACCCGTTTGCGACCGTTACCTGTTGGTGCCAAGCGCGCTGGTCGCGGAGGTTGGGGTGGTGGAGAGGTTGACGCCGCTCCCCTTGAGTCCGTCGTGGGTGCTGGGCGTGATGAGCTGGCGTTCACGACCCATTGCAGTGTGTGACCTGGGCCGTTTCTGGGGGCCGCCCGCCACCATCGGGCCCAAGTCGCGGGTCGCGGTCTTTTATCCGCTCCCGGGCCGCGCGCCCACGGAATTTTTCGCGATCCTGACCAATGCCGAGCCCCAGTCGCGGACGATAGAGGCGCCCTCCGTGCTGCTCACCGATGAGGACGCCGTGCATCCCTATCTTGCGGTGTCGCTCGATATCGACGGCAAGCGCGCCGGCATCCCGGATCTGGCCGGACTGAAGGAGCTTTTCTATGATCCCGTCGCGGCCGAGGCCCCGCTCAGTGTCGCCCCGGTAATCGCCTAA